From one Kamptonema formosum PCC 6407 genomic stretch:
- a CDS encoding M23 family metallopeptidase yields the protein MESNSSNSSNPNSQTIERLVADYEQGYLSEEVLARAIANRADQAGLNAVDLALEFMLIVLGIVALGVATVQQQAPNSTQSNTSQSAALNSSIVNQQLGLPSPNFQGLFTRPTALAPISSKMGMRFHPVHKFWRLHAGVDIAVPIGSPVLAPADGVVMVAGWTGECGIKIQLNHGGGWDTRYCHNSKALVTVGQRVKQGDAIALSGNTGGYSTGPHLHFEIRKDGNPLDPLKFVSY from the coding sequence ATGGAAAGCAACAGCAGCAACAGCAGCAATCCAAACAGCCAGACAATAGAGCGCCTGGTCGCTGATTACGAACAAGGTTATCTTAGCGAAGAAGTTTTAGCCCGTGCGATTGCAAATAGAGCTGACCAGGCTGGGTTAAATGCTGTTGATTTGGCTTTAGAATTTATGCTGATTGTGTTGGGGATTGTGGCGTTAGGTGTGGCAACTGTACAGCAACAAGCCCCAAATTCAACTCAAAGCAATACATCTCAAAGCGCTGCATTAAACTCTTCTATTGTTAATCAACAACTTGGCTTACCTTCTCCTAACTTTCAAGGGTTATTTACCCGCCCAACTGCACTCGCTCCTATTAGTTCAAAGATGGGAATGAGGTTTCACCCGGTGCATAAGTTTTGGCGGTTACACGCTGGTGTTGACATTGCTGTACCGATAGGCTCACCCGTACTTGCACCCGCTGATGGTGTGGTGATGGTGGCGGGTTGGACGGGTGAATGTGGTATCAAGATTCAACTCAATCATGGCGGCGGTTGGGATACTCGCTACTGCCACAATTCAAAAGCATTGGTAACAGTTGGGCAACGGGTAAAACAAGGGGATGCGATCGCACTTTCTGGCAACACCGGGGGCTACAGCACGGGCCCGCACTTGCATTTTGAAATCAGAAAAGATGGGAACCCGTTAGACCCTCTTAAGTTTGTGAGTTATTGA
- a CDS encoding leucine-rich repeat domain-containing protein yields MQALRNLTSLDLRDNQISDLKPLAALTNLTRLNLDSNKISDLKPLAGLTNLTRLDLYDNKISDVKPLAGLTKLTWLLLNENEISDVQPLRGLINLNFLGLRANKISDVKPLAGLTKLTWMELSGNPINNCQSLPGLKQKVSQDYDIIHCR; encoded by the coding sequence ATTCAAGCACTTCGTAATCTGACTTCTCTGGACTTGCGTGACAACCAAATCAGTGATTTGAAACCATTAGCGGCGTTGACTAATCTTACTAGGCTGAACTTGGATAGCAACAAAATCAGTGATTTGAAACCACTGGCGGGTTTGACTAATCTTACTAGGCTGGACTTGTATGACAACAAAATTAGCGATGTCAAACCACTGGCGGGGTTGACTAAATTAACTTGGCTGTTATTGAATGAAAACGAAATCAGTGATGTTCAACCACTAAGAGGTTTGATTAATTTGAATTTTCTGGGCTTGCGTGCCAACAAAATCAGTGATGTCAAACCACTGGCGGGTTTGACTAAATTAACTTGGATGGAGTTGAGTGGCAATCCAATTAATAACTGTCAATCATTACCGGGACTTAAACAAAAAGTCAGTCAGGATTATGATATAATCCATTGTAGATAA
- a CDS encoding helix-turn-helix domain-containing protein produces MVFNAYATGVSVELLYDWIKLAGISRGHNSYPKKQKEECLSLYVKGASCGEIEALTGISRATVGDWVKQANLGRKPCKGGRPPKYSPDVKQACLELFAQGKSVSQIEEN; encoded by the coding sequence TTGGTATTCAATGCCTATGCTACAGGAGTTTCTGTGGAGTTACTCTACGATTGGATTAAACTGGCAGGCATCAGCCGAGGGCACAATAGCTATCCCAAAAAGCAAAAGGAGGAATGTTTATCTCTATATGTTAAAGGTGCTTCCTGTGGAGAAATCGAAGCTCTCACTGGAATTTCAAGGGCTACAGTTGGAGATTGGGTCAAACAGGCTAATTTAGGAAGAAAGCCGTGTAAAGGAGGGCGACCGCCTAAGTATTCGCCCGACGTAAAGCAGGCGTGTTTGGAATTGTTTGCTCAGGGTAAAAGTGTTTCACAAATTGAAGAAAACTAA
- a CDS encoding nuclease A inhibitor family protein, with amino-acid sequence MTDPIAAQLKEASQGLLFLSESDAPFEVVHWKT; translated from the coding sequence ATGACTGACCCTATCGCCGCCCAACTCAAAGAAGCTTCCCAAGGTCTGCTATTCCTCAGTGAATCTGACGCGCCCTTTGAGGTTGTTCACTGGAAAACTTAA
- a CDS encoding EF-hand domain-containing protein — MATEQELQSLFNALDRDQDGKVSSNELFLSPGLNAVILAETGTSPAELLATSRDEEGNITFEALKQAVKKAGNLE, encoded by the coding sequence ATGGCAACTGAGCAAGAGCTTCAATCTCTTTTTAATGCCTTGGATCGCGATCAAGATGGCAAAGTATCGAGTAATGAGCTTTTTTTAAGTCCTGGGTTAAATGCAGTCATTTTAGCAGAAACAGGTACTAGCCCTGCGGAACTGCTAGCGACGTCTCGAGATGAAGAGGGTAATATTACCTTTGAAGCCTTGAAACAAGCTGTTAAGAAAGCAGGGAATTTAGAATAA
- a CDS encoding recombinase family protein: MYLEPNFSPQLPGISKAEIAREAIDYLLKIRKPRKVLAFLYEKYGVERKRDTNLVLSPELLFWSAAQNFADDWLTNPILRGHTSYCKTNISSKGSTKKKPEEWQLHLNTHPTERLITDEEFVELQTLQQFNAKKVATSGKTCYLTGLVICARCGYKCVLKRSAQYQYYGCRQSGTGCQNRSCIRLEKIDQAIISQLFLKATSLESAQEEQEVSFQCPPEVIKLKQQLEGWMNCLKLRRLIYFSKPELNSSSKLKKKAPPKE; encoded by the coding sequence TTGTATCTTGAACCCAACTTTTCACCACAACTCCCTGGCATTAGTAAAGCTGAAATTGCCAGAGAAGCCATTGATTATTTGCTGAAAATTAGGAAACCGCGAAAGGTTCTAGCTTTCTTGTATGAAAAGTACGGGGTGGAACGCAAACGAGATACCAACTTGGTTTTGAGTCCAGAGTTACTTTTTTGGAGTGCAGCTCAAAACTTCGCTGATGATTGGTTAACCAATCCAATTTTGCGAGGTCATACGAGTTACTGCAAAACAAATATATCCAGCAAGGGATCTACCAAGAAAAAACCTGAAGAATGGCAATTACACCTTAATACCCATCCCACTGAGCGGTTAATTACTGATGAAGAATTTGTCGAACTTCAAACCCTCCAACAATTCAATGCCAAGAAAGTAGCAACTTCCGGTAAGACTTGTTACTTAACCGGATTAGTTATTTGCGCTCGCTGCGGCTATAAATGCGTGTTAAAGCGCAGCGCTCAATATCAATATTACGGGTGCAGGCAATCGGGAACTGGTTGCCAAAACCGCTCTTGCATTCGCCTTGAAAAAATTGATCAAGCCATTATTAGTCAATTATTTCTCAAAGCCACGTCCTTGGAATCGGCACAGGAGGAACAGGAAGTTTCTTTCCAATGCCCTCCAGAAGTAATCAAGTTAAAACAGCAACTAGAAGGGTGGATGAACTGCTTAAAATTGCGCCGTCTGATTTACTTCAGCAAGCCAGAACTAAATTCCTCAAGCAAATTGAAGAAAAAAGCGCCCCCGAAGGAGTAG
- a CDS encoding restriction endonuclease subunit S has translation MKMGLLLLIVFLMFLPKQNRASLKFVILFFLRERGKYLLELASPGGAGRNKTLGQQNFAGLEITLPKIAEQEKIASFWGLSIAV, from the coding sequence ATGAAAATGGGTTTATTGCTTCTCATCGTTTTTTTGATGTTTTTACCTAAACAAAATAGGGCTAGTCTTAAATTTGTAATACTTTTCTTTTTAAGAGAACGTGGAAAATACTTACTTGAATTAGCATCTCCAGGGGGAGCAGGGAGAAATAAGACACTAGGACAGCAGAATTTTGCTGGGTTAGAAATTACTCTTCCAAAGATCGCTGAACAAGAAAAGATTGCTAGTTTTTGGGGGCTGTCGATCGCCGTCTAG
- a CDS encoding type I restriction-modification system subunit M N-terminal domain-containing protein, whose translation MDTRKARTQLWNIADSLRGKMNADEFRDYCLGFIFISTSLSGSIFMPMEC comes from the coding sequence ATGGACACAAGAAAAGCTAGAACCCAGCTTTGGAATATTGCCGACTCGCTTCGGGGCAAGATGAATGCTGATGAGTTTCGGGATTATTGCTTAGGGTTTATTTTTATAAGTACCTCTCTGAGCGGCAGTATATTTATGCCAATGGAGTGTTAG
- a CDS encoding restriction endonuclease subunit S domain-containing protein translates to MGAVDRRLAQLRRKQELLQTYKRGVMHKIFSLEIRFKGAIGSEFPDWEEKRLDELGEFKNGFNADKSSFGDGVEFVNLMDIFGKSEIKKYLLNECR, encoded by the coding sequence TTGGGGGCTGTCGATCGCCGTCTAGCCCAACTCCGCCGCAAACAGGAACTCTTACAAACCTACAAACGCGGCGTAATGCACAAAATCTTTTCTCTAGAGATTCGGTTTAAGGGGGCGATCGGATCTGAGTTTCCTGATTGGGAAGAAAAAAGACTTGATGAACTGGGTGAATTCAAAAATGGTTTTAACGCAGATAAATCATCATTTGGAGATGGAGTGGAATTTGTAAACTTAATGGATATATTTGGGAAAAGCGAAATCAAAAAATACCTCTTGAACGAGTGCAGATAA
- a CDS encoding recombinase family protein: protein VKLKLLDQGEVDLSTASGELSADLQALFAAHERRQLRERIKRGHEYRRVKKLLGQERLGDISLRRINMS from the coding sequence GTTAAACTGAAACTTCTGGATCAGGGAGAAGTGGATCTCAGCACCGCCTCTGGGGAACTCAGTGCTGACCTACAGGCTCTCTTTGCAGCCCACGAACGTCGCCAGCTTCGAGAGCGGATCAAGCGCGGTCATGAATACCGCCGAGTAAAAAAGTTGCTTGGACAAGAGCGCCTTGGGGATATTTCATTGAGGAGGATAAATATGTCTTAG
- a CDS encoding transglycosylase SLT domain-containing protein — MGKILDWANTEPDSNNAPLSLILCGGAFILGLSFAPSPVREAATTAFEAVANGQNPISAIANSGKLEPKWSSKKSPEFLQKVVSIANELGANPNYLMAIMQFESGLKASEVNRFSGATGLIQFMPSTARNLGTSTSALQVMGEVQQLDYVRKYLMPYKGRLNTIGDFYASVLWPAAVGKPDSYVLFRIGSIEYKQNNGFDRNKDGIITKNEMTQLVAGRL; from the coding sequence ATGGGTAAGATTTTAGACTGGGCAAATACAGAACCCGATAGCAATAATGCGCCGCTGAGTTTAATACTCTGTGGCGGTGCTTTTATTCTGGGGTTAAGTTTTGCCCCCTCACCTGTCAGAGAAGCTGCTACCACTGCTTTTGAGGCTGTTGCTAATGGGCAAAATCCGATTAGTGCGATCGCAAACTCTGGCAAACTAGAGCCTAAATGGTCAAGCAAAAAATCCCCTGAGTTTCTACAAAAAGTAGTCAGCATTGCCAATGAACTAGGCGCTAACCCTAACTATCTAATGGCAATCATGCAGTTTGAAAGTGGATTAAAAGCCTCGGAAGTCAATCGTTTTTCAGGCGCTACAGGGTTGATTCAATTTATGCCGTCAACGGCGCGTAATTTAGGTACTAGCACATCTGCTTTACAGGTTATGGGTGAGGTTCAGCAGTTAGATTATGTCAGAAAATACTTGATGCCGTACAAAGGCAGGCTTAACACGATTGGCGATTTCTATGCTTCTGTTTTGTGGCCTGCGGCGGTAGGTAAGCCCGACAGTTATGTGCTATTCCGTATTGGCAGTATTGAGTATAAACAAAACAATGGATTTGACAGAAATAAAGACGGGATTATCACTAAGAATGAAATGACTCAATTGGTTGCGGGGAGGCTTTGA
- a CDS encoding helix-turn-helix domain-containing protein, with protein MTPKQIEDATGVSVELLYDWIKLAGISRGHNSYPKKQKEECLSLYVKGASCGEIEALTGISRATVGDWVKQANLGRKPCKGGRPPKYSPDVKQACLELFAQGKSVSQIEEKLNISPLTIRRWRREAERLAQSSPNCPVLDGDDKDL; from the coding sequence TTGACTCCAAAACAAATCGAGGATGCTACAGGAGTTTCTGTGGAGTTACTCTACGATTGGATTAAACTGGCAGGCATCAGCCGAGGGCACAATAGCTATCCCAAAAAGCAAAAGGAGGAATGTTTATCTCTATATGTTAAAGGTGCTTCCTGTGGAGAAATCGAAGCTCTCACTGGAATTTCAAGGGCTACAGTTGGAGATTGGGTCAAACAGGCTAATTTAGGAAGAAAGCCGTGTAAAGGAGGGCGACCGCCTAAGTATTCGCCCGACGTAAAGCAGGCGTGTTTGGAATTGTTTGCTCAGGGTAAAAGTGTTTCACAAATTGAAGAAAAACTAAACATTTCACCACTTACAATTCGTCGGTGGAGGCGAGAGGCTGAACGCTTGGCACAAAGCTCTCCAAACTGTCCTGTGCTTGACGGCGATGACAAAGACCTCTAA